One genomic window of Centropristis striata isolate RG_2023a ecotype Rhode Island chromosome 20, C.striata_1.0, whole genome shotgun sequence includes the following:
- the olig3 gene encoding oligodendrocyte transcription factor 3 codes for MNSDSSPSSRASSPDMDAMSMREHHPHHHHHHHHHHVGSSVSSSTQGAELRQKMSASDLLRSGDPKSVGSSSSSSSSSSSSNKFKVKKQITEEEMYHLRLKINGRERKRMHDLNLAMDGLREVMPYAHGPSVRKLSKIATLLLARNYILMLNSSLDEMKRLVGEIYGGHNSAFHCGTVGHAAGPGGHSGGPVAAAAAAAAAAAHQVHPLLGSALSTSTSSTLSSALPGLTSIRAPHPLMKGSPGAPPALQLGSGFQHWAGLPCPCTICQVPPPPHIPITSTGISRLTGEGKDLMK; via the coding sequence ATGAATTCAGACTCGAGCCCAAGCAGCAGAGCCTCATCCCCGGACATGGATGCCATGTCTATGCGAGAACACCACCcgcaccaccaccatcaccaccaccaccaccacgtcGGCTCCTCAGTCTCCTCCTCCACGCAGGGCGCAGAGCTGCGCCAGAAGATGAGCGCTAGTGATCTCCTGAGGTCCGGAGATCCGAAGTCAGTaggaagcagcagcagtagcagcagcagcagcagcagcagcaacaagttCAAAGTGAAGAAACAGATCACGGAGGAGGAAATGTACCACCTCCGCCTCAAGATTAACGGCCGGGAGCGGAAGCGCATGCACGACCTCAACCTGGCCATGGATGGCCTGCGCGAGGTGATGCCCTACGCGCACGGGCCCTCGGTGAGGAAGTTGTCCAAGATCGCCACGCTGCTTCTCGCCAGGAACTACATCCTGATGCTCAACAGCTCTCTGGACGAGATGAAGCGGCTGGTGGGGGAGATTTACGGAGGGCACAACTCGGCTTTCCACTGCGGCACCGTGGGGCACGCTGCCGGCCCAGGTGGGCACTCCGGGGGCCCCGTGGCTGCAGCCGCCGCAGCAGCCGCCGCCGCCGCGCACCAGGTGCACCCTCTCCTCGGGAGCGCGCTGTCAACATCCACATCCTCCACGCTGTCGAGCGCGCTGCCCGGGCTTACGTCTATCCGGGCACCCCACCCCCTGATGAAGGGCTCCCCCGGTGCGCCCCCGGCCCTGCAGCTGGGCTCCGGCTTCCAGCACTGGGCCGGACTGCCGTGTCCCTGCACCATCTGCCAGgtgcctcctcctccacacatcCCCATCACCTCCACCGGCATCAGTAGACTCACGGGGGAGGGCAAGGACCTGATGAAATGA